From the Candoia aspera isolate rCanAsp1 chromosome 3, rCanAsp1.hap2, whole genome shotgun sequence genome, the window TGCACTTCAATAAAAAATTACTTCATCTAACTATGGTGAGCAGTTAGTTACTCACTGATATCACTTGTACTGTCACTTGCAGGGCCACATCGCAAGGATGAAAACAATGGAAGTGATTCATTGGCCCTACTTGCTCTTATTGATATATTTAATTCCTTattgaaaaaacacacacacacatccaatcatttttctttttgtggctTCTCAATTCATCTCAAGCACTAATAGTGATGGATCTGGAACAAGCTATCTCTGAAGCCAAAGAACACATCCTTGATCTTGACTTAGAAGTTAACAGATCTAAAGTTACGAATTATGCTTCAGGGAACTTTTATCACATCACCTACATCTTTCCAAACTACTTTTTAAAGTACTTTCCCCCTCAAACAAAAAGGCATTTATGTTACCTAGGTTCAATGCTCGATCCATGAACCCAGTGGAGAAGCAGCTCTATAACATTCCCTATCTAGATTGCCACTGCATATACTTGGATTCAGCCACTGAAACAATGGTCCTGTTGCATTGACCACTAGATTAGGACTGGAAATCTACCTTACTGCTTCCATCCCTTGCTAGATGTGGGCTTTGGTCTGAGTCCAAGATTGTGCAGTTCTTACTGGAGGATATTTCCACAGAAATGTCAGAGAAAGTTGCTAGGTTCTGCTCCATTGCAATTGTCCTCAGAAACCAATGGACTCCAGCCTAGGTCAACTGTCTATAGTTTAGGGGATTAGAATGGTAGTTTTTTAGTGTTAGTTACTgccttattaatattttattattttttgtttgatttatgCATATACCTCATTCAATTCTGTATATTCGACTTgttttatgtgcatttttttactttcaaaattTGGTTTCTGAccataaataaaatcaacattttcCTCCTGGGATACTAAGCATACACAACAGAAACACCACAAGTTGTTTTTGAAACACAACTGGTTCCTAATACTATCAGCTGGGCTTATTTCAGCATCCTATCTTATTGTTGTTTCTCCATATGGAGCTACAAAACTCTCCTGTTGAGGGGAGAATGAAAAGTAAGTTGGGTGCAAAATAACCCAGGTTGGAAATAGGGAACACCCAACTGGGGATGGAGGGTCCCTGACAAGCAGCAGATAATGCAAATTGTAGCCTTTTTTGAAGAACATTGTTGGTGGGCTCTTATGCTCTAAGATAATAGGTCACAAACATCTCATCACTATGACTGAGAACACAGAATTGGCTTCTTTTACTGCATGTTGGATTCTTGTATCCAGAAAGGATCTGTCCACAAGCAATATTCCTATACTGTGAGAGATCCTGATCACTCACATGGAGTCAGCATGTAGGCTTTATCCAGATGCTTATGCTGTTTATGATCAGAGACTCACTCTGATTCTTAGTTACCaaaatgtgcacacacacaggaTCAGAGGATGTACTACTCTCTAGGTTCTGCTTGTCAAAGTTTCCTTGGTCAAAGTACCCAATGGGGATATAGTTGGTACAACTTGGTTTCCATGTATGCAATTTCTGAGTGCCCAATGCCACAAGCCCTTCTTGGAGATAGCTCTCCTGGTGCTGTTGAGAATCTGGATGGATCTGGATGCAGAAGATGGGGGCAGCCTGCTTAAAGATAACTGTAAAGGAGTTGCCAGAAGAAGGGGCCTGCCACTGTACTGTAAATCTTACTGCATATATAATTCTCCAATGTTACAATGTCTGTTACTATGTCTGCTGGGGGATTGTCAAGGAGTTCAGAGGATCCTCTTCAAAGTCTTCATCTTTCAGCTTGTTTAGTGTGCCCTGGAAGGAGGAGTAGCGGCCAATGTGCTGGAAGAGGGATGGCTTGAAACGAATTTCCTTCTTTTGCGTAAGCAGGAGACGGAAGTGCACAAAAAGCCAATCGCAAGGCATCTCTTGGTAAAAGAGCATGAGGAACCGAGTAAGCCGGGGGAGGTCACTAGAGTGGTAGAGCTTGGCAATGTAACCAAGTTTGGAAAACTCCAGAGTGACCCAAGAGGTGCCCTTCTGGGATGCcagattattttttattactgtgaAGAAGTGTTTGGAGCAACGGACATCATCCTCAATCATGAGGTAGTAGGTGGAGAGGTTGGCAGCAAAGTTCATGAGGTAAGCGTAATCAACATTCTGTTTTGATCGAAAGCGTACCCGATCCTCAGCATcattaaaattcctttttaagCCTTCCAAGGGAGGATAATACTCAAGAGGAGTGTGGATAACCACTAGGTATCTCTGAAGAAGTTGAGCAGGAAACCTCATGGCAATTTGCTCCACCATTTGAGAATTCCACTCCTGGTCTGGATCTGTTAAATGTACCACTACCACCATTTCTTTCAACTCTTTTTGAGAAGATTGCTCAAAGATGGAAGTCAGGGTTTCCAAGAGATAGCTTTCTCGTTTCCGCTTGACAGAACAGAGCCCTAATGTCAGAAATTCtgcaataaaaagcaaaaacttATACATCTTATAAATTTGAGCCCAAGTACCCAGGGTATCAAGAGtcatgtaccttttttttttttaattggttcacttgtgtccgattctcagagactgcttggacaagcccttgcagttttcttggcaaggtttttcagaagtggtttgccattgcctcctccctagggctgagagagggtgactggcccaaggtcccccagctggctttgtgcctaactcaggactagaactcacagtctcctggtttctagcctaatgccttaaccactacaccaagctggctctcttgctTCTTCTACTCATTAGTGAGGGTAAAATGACACCTCAGTTCAGAGGTAATTATTTGGGAggaaaatactatatatatatgtactaTAGCTGGTACATACATCAATTGACAAGAAACCCAGGTCACTAAATAAAAATGACTGACAGTAGGTCCAGAGCAAACAAAGGAAAGTAATTTTGGACTGATGAAAATTACTATATGGGGTGGTAACAACTAGTTCtagtgattttaaaatattagacAAGTTCCATGTCCAGAGGTAGGAGGCaatgaagagaaagggagagaaactgCCTTCTTATATGTTTTCAAAAAAAACTTTACTATCTTATGCAGCAgaggttttattttgttgttactATGTTCTTATATTAGTTTCTTGCATTTCTAAAGGAATTTGATTGCCTAATTCAACCTTTCCAATAAATCATGCTTGCTATGGGAATGTGGAAATTGAAGTCCTGCAATCTATACATGGCACCTGATTGGAAAGCCTGGGCCATTTAACAGAAACAAGAATCCTGCAATATTATAAATCAGCAAATTTCAAACAACTCATATTTTGACTTGATCTCCTTTGAATAttccaagaaaaaataattatagcCACCCGGAACATCAGTGCATTTCCTTAAAATGCCTTGAAAAATTTCCCTGAGTTTACGACACTGACAATTTTCTGGCAAAGTCAAGTCAGAAAcaaatggagaaggaaaaatTACCCCTCCACAATAAATGTACAGAAAAGCATGGGACAGAAAGATGAGGGAGGATGAAGCTGACCATAGATCAGTAGCTGCTTCATTCTTGTTTCCATCAGTAGTGCAGGTAGGCCAGGTGCCCACAACATAGACATACAACCCAGAAGTACTGCTGATTCATTTTAAATTAGAGACCATCCCCTGCTCCTTATACATTTCTTAGGCAGTAGGAAAGATATAAGacttccagtttggtgtagtggtcaaggcactagactagaaaccaggagatggtgggTTCTGGtctctccttaggcacaaagacagctgggtgactttgggccagtcactctctctc encodes:
- the LOC134493072 gene encoding LOW QUALITY PROTEIN: alpha-1,6-mannosyl-glycoprotein 4-beta-N-acetylglucosaminyltransferase-like (The sequence of the model RefSeq protein was modified relative to this genomic sequence to represent the inferred CDS: inserted 3 bases in 2 codons) produces the protein MPADALASGTFLPKVLVVMRCSLKRSLATAISLLVFLLIINLASWPHKDLEMNDVQKWARMVGLHQIVADWTVYSLQEVTNATKVLNISYRYLAGMPPVQKKFLTLGLCSVKRKRESYLLETLTSIFEQSSQKELKEMVVVVHLTDPDQEWNSQMVEQIAMRFPAQLLQRYLVVIHTPLEYYPPLEGLKRNFNDAEDRVRFRSKQNVDYAYLMNFAANLSTYYLMIEDDVRCSKHFFTVIKNNLASQKGTSWVTLEFSKLGYIAKLYHSSDLPRLTRFLMLFYQEMPCDWLFVHFRLLLTQKKEIRFKPSLFQHIGRYSSFQGTLNKLKDEDFEEDXSELLDNPPADIVTDIVTLENYICSKIYSTVXQAPSSGNSFTVIFKQAAPIFCIQIHPDSQQHQESYLQEGLVALGTQKLHTWKPSCTNYIPIGYFDQGNFDKQNLESSTSSDPVCVHILVTKNQSESLIINSISIWIKPTC